One stretch of Bosea vaviloviae DNA includes these proteins:
- a CDS encoding ring-cleaving dioxygenase: MKLTGIHHVTAISADAPGNRRFYAETLGMRLVKKTVNQDDTSAYHLFYADGAGSPGSDLTFFDWPASPARRGTHSINRTSLRVANEASLEWWRERLTKAGVKVSDIRAINGRPAVDFEDPEGQRLTLLADGGEIPFIVWEKSPVPAEHQIRGLGPVTISVPKLERTEVVLTQLLGLERVASYRDAAHASGEIHVFKIGEGGPAAELHVAVEPDAPQAREGAGGVHHLALRTPTFADYDAWAERLKEAGYPNSGKVDRFYFRSLYLREPNGILIEIATDEPGFSADEPAETMGEKLALPPFLEPKRAQIEAGLKPL, encoded by the coding sequence ATGAAGCTCACCGGCATTCACCACGTCACCGCTATCTCGGCCGATGCGCCGGGCAACCGTCGCTTCTATGCCGAGACGCTGGGCATGCGGCTGGTCAAGAAGACGGTGAACCAGGACGACACCTCGGCCTATCACCTGTTCTATGCCGATGGCGCCGGCTCGCCTGGATCGGACCTGACCTTTTTCGACTGGCCTGCCTCACCGGCCCGGCGTGGCACGCATTCGATCAATCGCACCTCGCTGCGCGTCGCCAATGAGGCGTCGCTGGAATGGTGGCGCGAGCGTCTGACCAAGGCCGGGGTCAAGGTTTCAGACATCCGCGCGATCAATGGCCGCCCAGCCGTCGATTTCGAGGATCCGGAGGGCCAGCGCCTGACGCTGCTCGCAGATGGCGGCGAGATTCCCTTCATCGTCTGGGAGAAGAGCCCGGTTCCCGCCGAGCATCAGATTCGCGGGCTCGGGCCCGTCACCATCTCGGTGCCGAAGCTCGAGCGCACCGAGGTCGTGCTGACCCAGCTTCTCGGCCTGGAGCGGGTCGCGTCCTATCGCGACGCTGCCCATGCCAGCGGCGAGATCCATGTCTTCAAGATCGGGGAGGGTGGTCCGGCTGCCGAGCTGCATGTTGCAGTCGAGCCCGATGCGCCGCAGGCGCGCGAAGGGGCGGGCGGCGTGCATCACCTCGCGCTGCGCACGCCGACCTTCGCCGACTACGACGCCTGGGCGGAGCGCCTCAAGGAGGCGGGCTATCCCAATAGCGGCAAGGTCGACCGCTTCTACTTCCGCTCGCTCTATCTGCGCGAGCCGAACGGCATCCTGATCGAGATCGCGACCGACGAGCCCGGCTTCTCCGCCGACGAGCCGGCCGAGACGATGGGTGAGAAGCTCGCTCTGCCGCCCTTCCTGGAGCCGAAGCGGGCGCAGATCGAGGCCGGGCTGAAGCCGCTCTGA